The following proteins come from a genomic window of Musa acuminata AAA Group cultivar baxijiao chromosome BXJ1-7, Cavendish_Baxijiao_AAA, whole genome shotgun sequence:
- the LOC135678302 gene encoding serine/threonine-protein kinase STY13-like — protein MLEGPRFPGIMGSGVGIDNGNSFYYMAYYRKLGEGSNMSIDSINSIQTSVDGGSIAMSRDASSVGSSDSRTGILNHPGLRQIAIPNYSVDHSVLRPGRVNPGLAADALVHALMDIGHPTETLQGYEEWTIDLNKLNMGLPFAQGAFGKLYKGTYNGEDVAIKLLERPENDPERTQLMEQQFVQEVMMLATLKHPNIVRLIGACRKPVVWCIVTEYAKGGSVRQFLMKRQNRSVPLRLAVRQALDIARGMAYVHGLGFIHRDLKSDNLLIFTDKSIKIADFGVARIEVKTEGMTPETGTYRWMAPEMIQHRPYDQKVDVYSFGIVLWELITGMLPFQNMSAVQAAFAVVNKGVRPTIPHDCPLALGEIMTRCWDANPDVRPPFPEVVRMLEIAEMEIICTVRKARFRCCISEPMATD, from the exons ATGTTGGAAGGACCTAGATTTCCTGGAATCATGGGTAGCGGTGTAGGGATCGACAACGGGAACAGCTTCTATTATATGGCGTACTACCGGAAGCTCGGGGAGGGCTCCAACATGTCGATTGATAGCATCAACAGCATCCAGACCAGCGTCGATGGCGGGTCCATTGCCATGTCAAGGGACGCCAGTAGCGTTGGGTCGAGTGACTCACGTACTGGCATCCTCAACCACCCTGGGCTCCGCCAGATTGCGATCCCGAATTACTCGGTCGACCACAGTGTCCTGCGACCTGGCAGGGTTAACCCTGGGCTGGCTGCTGATGCATTGGTGCATGCCCTGATGGATATTGGACACCCTACGGAGACTCTACAAGGTTACGAGGAGTGGACCATCGATCTTAACAAGCTCAATATGGGTCTGCCCTTTGCTCAAGGGGCCTTCGGGAAGCTCTACAAGGGTACCTACAATGGAGAAGATGTCGCTATTAAACTGCTTGAGAGACCTGAGAATGACCCAGAGAGAACACAGTTGATGGAGCAGCAGTTTGTGCAGGAGGTTATGATGTTAGCTACTCTGAAGCACCCAAATATTGTGAGGTTGATTGGAGCATGTAGGAAGCCTGTTGTGTGGTGCATTGTTACTGAGTATGCTAAGGGTGGTTCCGTGAGGCAGTTCTTGATGAAGAGGCAGAATAGGTCAGTACCACTAAGACTGGCAGTAAGACAGGCTCTTGACATTGCAAGAGGGATGGCCTATGTGCATGGGCTAGGTTTTATACACAGGGATCTAAAATCAGATAATCTTCTGATATTCACAGACAAATCAATAAAGATTGCTGATTTTGGAGTGGCTCGTATCGAGGTGAAAACTGAAGGGATGACGCCCGAGACTGGAACATACCGTTGGATGGCTCC GGAGATGATCCAACATAGACCCTACGATCAGAAAGTTGATGTTTATAGCTTTGGCATCGTATTGTGGGAGCTTATAACCGGCATGCTTCCCTTCCAGAACATGTCAGCCGTCCAGGCTGCATTTGCTGTTGTAAATAAGGGTGTTCGGCCGACCATACCACACGATTGCCCTCTGGCCCTTGGCGAGATAATGACTCGCTGCTGGGACGCGAACCCTGATGTGCGTCCTCCCTTCCCCGAGGTGGTCAGGATGCTGGAGATTGCAGAGATGGAGATCATATGCACTGTCCGCAAAGCTCGCTTTAGATGTTGCATATCTGAACCAATGGCCACGGATTGA
- the LOC135678300 gene encoding peptidyl-prolyl cis-trans isomerase CYP20-1-like: MASASSRTALLCFLLFFGSITLIQAEELKKVTSKVYFDIEIAGKPVGRIIMGLFGKTVPKTAENFRAICTGEKGRDKYGVRLYYKGSTFHRIIPHFMIQGGDIVFGNGRGIDNIYDEPFADENFKLNHTGPGLLSMANAGPDTNGCQFFITTVKLTRYSTWLDGKHVVFGEVLSGMDVVYKIEAVGQASGVPRSRVVIAESGELSL; this comes from the exons ATGGCGTCGGCTTCTTCACGGACGGCTCTTCtgtgcttcctcctcttcttcggcAGCATCACCCTGATCCAG GCTGAAGAACTAAAGAAGGTCACCAGCAAGGTTTACTTCGACATTGAGATTGCTGGAAAACCTGTCG GTCGAATAATTATGGGTCTATTTGGGAAAACTGTGCCGAAAACAGCAG AAAACTTCCGAGCGATTTGCACAG GTGAGAAAGGTCGGGATAAATATGGGGTGCGTCTTTACTACAAGGGAAGCACATTCCACAGGATAATACCCCATTTTATGATCCAGGGAGGTGACATCGTGTTCGGCAATGGCAGGGGAATCGACAATATTTATGATGAGCCATTTGCTGATGAGAACTTCAAGCTCAATCACACTGGACCTG GACTTCTGTCCATGGCAAATGCTGGCCCCGATACCAATGGATGCCAGTTCTTCATCACCACTGTAAAACTCACAAGGTACTCGACTTG GTTGGATGGAAAGCATGTTGTGTTCGGTGAGGTGTTGTCAGGAATGGACGTGGTGTACAAGATTGAAGCAGTAGGGCAAGCGAGTGGCGTCCCCAGAAGCAGAGTCGTGATTGCAGAGAGTGGAGAATTGTCTTTGTGA
- the LOC135678299 gene encoding coniferyl alcohol acyltransferase-like, producing the protein MVRSTGYTVTVKETETVAAASPVGEHRLPLSNLDLLLPALDVGVFFCYKKPRGKHYPSLASMVCSLKASLAETLETYYPFAGEVVANSAGEPELLCNNRGVDFVVAQADVELRALRLCDPSESVEGKLVPPKKGGVLCVQATELKCGSLVLACAFDHRVADACSTNMFLVAWSELSTSKPLSCLPAFRRSLLFPRSPLRVVHTFDHLYVPFSSLPPPEPDDSEEAINRIYYIAAADIDRMQSSTKGRTKIEAFTAYLWRALAITAAPGDNWCRMGIVVDGRARLRDTVMSSYFGNVLSIPYGTLRVEELRRMEVAEVAEVVHSWLQQEATEEHFRGLVDWVEVHRPEPAVARIYSKEGGPACVVSSGREFPVSEVQFGWGKAAFGSYHFPWGGSTGYVMPMPSATADGDWVVYVYLLKKVAEVLEAEQPPVFRTLTSDYYLP; encoded by the exons ATGGTAAGAAGCACAGGATACACGGTAACAGTGAAGGAGACGGAGACAGTGGCGGCGGCGTCGCCGGTGGGTGAACACCGGCTACCTCTGTCGAACCTGGACCTGCTCTTACCGGCCTTGGACGTCGGCGTCTTCTTCTGCTACAAGAAGCCGAGGGGGAAGCACTACCCCTCCCTGGCCTCCATGGTCTGCTCGCTCAAGGCGTCGTTAGCGGAAACGCTCGAGACGTACTACCCCTTCGCGGGCGAGGTCGTGGCGAACTCGGCGGGCGAGCCGGAGTTGCTCTGCAACAACCGCGGGGTGGACTTCGTCGTGGCCCAGGCGGACGTGGAGCTCAGGGCGCTGCGGCTATGCGACCCCAGCGAGAGCGTCGAGGGGAAGCTGGTGCCGCCCAAGAAGGGAGGAGTTCTATGTGTTCAG GCGACAGAGCTCAAGTGCGGCAGCCTGGTTTTGGCCTGCGCGTTCGACCACCGCGTCGCCGATGCCTGCTCCACCAACATGTTCTTGGTGGCCTGGTCGGAGCTCTCCACATCGAAGCCCCTGTCTTGCCTTCCCGCCTTCCGTCGCTCCCTCCTGTTCCCTCGCAGCCCGCTCCGCGTCGTCCACACCTTCGACCACCTCTACGtccccttctcctccctcccGCCCCCCGAACCTGATGACTCCGAAGAAGCCATCAACCGCATCTACTACATCGCCGCCGCCGACATCGACCGCATGCAGTCGTCCACCAAGGGGAGAACCAAAATCGAGGCGTTCACCGCCTACCTCTGGCGCGCCCTGGCGATAACGGCGGCGCCGGGGGACAACTGGTGCCGCATGGGCATCGTGGTGGACGGCCGGGCTCGCCTCCGCGACACTGTCATGTCCAGCTACTTCGGCAACGTGCTGTCGATCCCCTACGGCACTCTGCGCGTGGAGGAGCTACGGCGGATGGAGGTGGCGGAGGTGGCGGAGGTGGTCCACTCGTGGCTGCAGCAGGAAGCCACCGAGGAACACTTCCGGGGGCTGGTCGATTGGGTGGAGGTGCACCGCCCAGAGCCGGCGGTGGCGAGGATTTACTCCAAGGAAGGGGGACCGGCATGCGTGGTATCGTCAGGGAGGGAGTTCCCGGTGTCCGAGGTGCAGTTCGGGTGGGGGAAGGCGGCGTTCGGGTCGTACCACTTCCCATGGGGCGGAAGCACCGGCTACGTGATGCCGATGCCGAGCGCGACGGCGGATGGGGACTGGGTGGTGTACGTCTATCTCCTGAAGAAGGTGGCCGAGGTGCTGGAAGCGGAGCAGCCACCGGTGTTCCGCACCTTGACCTCGGATTACTATCTTCCATGA